From the genome of Pseudonocardia sp. EC080619-01:
GAACGACTCACCCGATATCTGAAGCGAATCCCTGACTCAGGACACTAGGTTCGTCGCACCAGCCGTCCCGGAGGAGTGCTCGTGACCATCCCCGTGCCTGATCATGCCCGCCTCGCCGCGTTGGCCGAGCACTTCCGGTTCGGCCTGGACGAGTCCGGGGTGGCCGAGTTCCATCCGGCGGTCGGCGCCACGCTGGCGGCGTCGGAGCGCGTGGAGGAGCTGTATGCGCGCACCGCGCCGACGCCTCCGCAGCGTGAGACCTGGGCCCCGCCGGAGAACCCGCTCAACGCGTGGGCGGTACGTACGGCGATCACCGGGTCCGAGAGCGGACCGTTGGCCGGGCGCACGGTCGCGGTCAAGGACAACGTCGCGGTCGCGGGCGTGCCCATGCTCAACGGCTCCTCCTCGCTGGAGGGGTTCGTGCCGGCCCGCGATGCCACCGTCGTGACGCGGCTGCTCGACGCCGGAGCCACCGTGTCGGGCAAGTCGGTCTGCGAGAACCTCTGCTTCTCGGGTGGGAGCTTCACCTCGTGGCCCGAGCCGGTGCGCAACCCGTGGGATCCGGCGCGCAATGCCGGGGGGTCGTCGAGTGGCAGCGCGGCGCTGGTCGCGACGGGCGAGGTCGACCTCGCCGTCGGTGGGGACCAGGGCGGGTCGGTGCGGATCCCGGCGTCGTTCACGGGGATCGTCGGGCACAAACCGACCTTCGGGCTGGTGCCCTACACCGGCGCCTTCCCGATCGAGCAGACCATCGACCACCTCGGTCCGATGACCCGCACGGTGGCCGACGCGGCCCGCATGCTGGACGTCATGGCGGGCGTCGACGGCTACGACTCGCGTCAGCCGACGGTTCTCGCCCCGGCCGGCCACCTCGCGGCGCTCGAGCAGGGTGGGGCGGGTCTGCGGATCGGAGTGGTGGCCGAGGGCTTCGGCACCCCGGTCTCGGTGCCCGGTGTCGATGGCGCCGTCCGCGCTGCGGTCGACGCCCTGTCCGCGGCCGGGCTGTCCGCCGAGGAGGTCTCGATCCCGTGGCACCGCGACGCCATGGCGGTGTGGAACGTGATCGCCACCGAGGGTGCGGCCTATCAGATGATCGACGGCAACGGTTACGGGATGGGGGCCTTCGGCCTCTACGATCCCGAGCTGATCGCCCACTACGCACGCGGTCGCCTCGAGCGCGGTTCCGAGCTGTCGAAGACGGTCAAGCTGGTCGGGCTCTCGGGGCGCTACACCTACGAGCTCGGCGGCGGTCGCTACTACGCGATGGCCCGCAACCTGTCGTACGAGCTCCGGGCGGCCTACGACGACGCGCTGTCGACCTACGACGTGCTCGTGATGCCGACCCTGCCGTACGTGGCGCGCGAGCTCCCGCCCTCCGACGTCCCGCTCGCGGGTTATCTCGACACCGCGTTGTCCATGATCGGCAACACCGCGCCCTTCGACGTGACCGGGCATCCGGCGTGCAGC
Proteins encoded in this window:
- a CDS encoding amidase, which codes for MTIPVPDHARLAALAEHFRFGLDESGVAEFHPAVGATLAASERVEELYARTAPTPPQRETWAPPENPLNAWAVRTAITGSESGPLAGRTVAVKDNVAVAGVPMLNGSSSLEGFVPARDATVVTRLLDAGATVSGKSVCENLCFSGGSFTSWPEPVRNPWDPARNAGGSSSGSAALVATGEVDLAVGGDQGGSVRIPASFTGIVGHKPTFGLVPYTGAFPIEQTIDHLGPMTRTVADAARMLDVMAGVDGYDSRQPTVLAPAGHLAALEQGGAGLRIGVVAEGFGTPVSVPGVDGAVRAAVDALSAAGLSAEEVSIPWHRDAMAVWNVIATEGAAYQMIDGNGYGMGAFGLYDPELIAHYARGRLERGSELSKTVKLVGLSGRYTYELGGGRYYAMARNLSYELRAAYDDALSTYDVLVMPTLPYVARELPPSDVPLAGYLDTALSMIGNTAPFDVTGHPACSVPAGLVEGLPVGMMVVGKRFDDATVLRVANAHEQLVGGFPAPRSEASATR